The DNA window CACAGGATCGTTCGCATCATAGCCAACAGTGGCTTCTAATAGAATGGCTGCATCGGTCACTGTTCGCGCCATTGGACCTCCGACGTCTTGCGTCAAAGCCAATGGGATAATACCGTCACGACTTGATAAACCAACTGTAGGTCGAATGCCGACAAGGCTGTTCATGGATGAAGGCACCCGGATAGAGCCCCCCGTATCAGAGCCTAACCCCGCCACAGCAAAATTGGCCGCTACTGCTGCGCCTGTACCACCACTTGAGCCCCCTGGATAACGCTGAAGGTCATACGGATTGAGTGTTTGTCCAAGCATTGAACCGCTTGTTGTATACCCTACAGCAAATTCATGCAAGTTTGTTTTGCCTAGAATGATGGCCCCTGCTTCCTTAAGAAGTTTAATCTGATGCGCGTCATTTGGGGGAATCGATTCGGCTAAGCAAATGCACCCTGCTGTTGTAGGCATTCCTGCCGTATCAAAATTATCCTTTGCAAGAATAGGTATGCCGTGAAGAGGACCTCTTACTCCGCGCATTGCTCGTTCTTTATCAAGCTGCGCCGCTATACCTCTAGCTTCTTCATTGATCGTTATAATTGAATTGAGTGCCGGTCCCTTTTGATCGTACCGCTGAATGCGATCCAAATAGAAATCGACGAGCTCAACGGACGTAAGTTGCCCGTTCTCAAGCATGTTTTGAAGCTCTTGAATGGTTGCTTCTTGGAGCTTTACTGGTTTAATTGTTTCATAGTATCTGGTGACAAGTGTCGCTGCCTGACTCGCTGTCAATGTTTTTCCATACCCAAAGGTTCCATTCGGAAGTCCTTGTAGGATCCCTCTTTGTGTTAAAGCCCCAATGGCTCCAGCTTCCTGTGCTTCTGCTGGTACATCAATGTACGGTGCAAACACATCCTCCCAGCCAGCAAATTGCTGGAGAAGATACGCTGCGTCCTCCCGTTCCAAAGAGCCACTATACGTGGTATCTAGCTGTACAGAACGCCCTCGCGCCTCTCCCTCTGCGCCAGACAAAAGCTCTGAAAATAGCTCAACCGTTGCCTCGTCTCCCGGGGCCACATTGTCTGTTAGCCACCCTCGTTCTTTAGCTGTGTCAAAGGGTGTCGCAGCTGTCGCATTCCCCCAACCACCGAACACAAGCAGAGAAAGCATAAGCATACCTAGCATTGCAGCTCTTCTCATCCCAACACTCCTCTCTTTTCGTTTGACATGCTTAATTCGACACATGACAAAAGATCCCTTCACAGCATAGCGCTCATGTGAAGGAATCTTACAAACTTCATTCATTATGGCTTTAAAAAGACTTCAATCACCGGGACAAGGACGTCTGGTTTCTGAATCGGAAGCTCAAACGTCACACTCCCTGGGGTGACCTCTGCATGAATATGAGACCGCACTTTCCCTGGCTCATGCTCCATGAAGTGCACCTCAGAAGCATCATTGAGGAATTGCGCATAAGCAACTTGTCCTTCCAAGCCTTTCACATGGACATGTTTCATAGGCCAAGAGAAGAGGTGAATATAAAGCACCTGCCCTTTTTGCGTCACACAGCAATGTTCTGGCGCTTCAATGGCACTCTCGCCCGCGCCAACGATGGACCGCTCATGCAGGCGCATCCATTCTCCGATGTCGGCAAGCGTTTTGGACGCCTTTGCTTCAAACTCACCACGTCCGTTTGGTCCGACATTCAATAGCAAATTGCCACCCTTTGAAACTGTATCAATCAGCATTTTCACAAGCATGTCGGGTGTTTTCCAATCGAGG is part of the Aureibacillus halotolerans genome and encodes:
- a CDS encoding amidase family protein; the encoded protein is MRRAAMLGMLMLSLLVFGGWGNATAATPFDTAKERGWLTDNVAPGDEATVELFSELLSGAEGEARGRSVQLDTTYSGSLEREDAAYLLQQFAGWEDVFAPYIDVPAEAQEAGAIGALTQRGILQGLPNGTFGYGKTLTASQAATLVTRYYETIKPVKLQEATIQELQNMLENGQLTSVELVDFYLDRIQRYDQKGPALNSIITINEEARGIAAQLDKERAMRGVRGPLHGIPILAKDNFDTAGMPTTAGCICLAESIPPNDAHQIKLLKEAGAIILGKTNLHEFAVGYTTSGSMLGQTLNPYDLQRYPGGSSGGTGAAVAANFAVAGLGSDTGGSIRVPSSMNSLVGIRPTVGLSSRDGIIPLALTQDVGGPMARTVTDAAILLEATVGYDANDPVTAWSDDQIPSSYLESLQADGLIGKRIGLLTQLMGDNTSVAVKQVMNQAIVDMEALGAEVVPITLSDFDDIMSYSSLSGWEFKFQLNDYLESLGEEAPYSSLTEIIEADAYDPAIEGLLKARDSRKSLNEEEYKDVVLFRTKLTQEALLTAMAKQSLDAFVYPTSSHPAALIGEEQLVGTNVLLSSFSGFPAITVPAGFTAKGLPVGIEFMARKFEEPVLLNVAYSYEQGTLHRRSPVLLP